From one Cyprinus carpio isolate SPL01 chromosome B3, ASM1834038v1, whole genome shotgun sequence genomic stretch:
- the LOC109078724 gene encoding fucolectin-like isoform X1 gives MKRRQVSMDVLVILLLALLPGLCDTKLMADMRRSERQISRDLALGGKTAQSSTFNFLGLAKHAVDGNRNSNFLYGSCTHTNLENNPWWRVDLMGVYKISRVTITNRGDCCGEWLSGAQIRIGNSLNSNGNNNELAATIWSIPNGGTETYTFKHIKGRYVNIVLPGIFKILILCEVEVYSR, from the exons ATGAAGAGGAGACAG GTCAGCATGGATGTACTTGTGATTCTGTTGCTTGCACTTCTGCCGGGGCTGTGTGACACTAAATTGATGG CAGACATGAGGAGATCAGAAAGACAGATTTCAA GGGATCTTGCTCTTGGAGGCAAAACGGCCCAATCTTCTACATTCAATTTCCTTGGATTAGCTAAACATGCTGTAGATGGAAACAGAAATTCCAATTTTTTGTATGGGTCATGCACTCATACTAACCTTGAGAATAATCCGTGGTGGAGAGTGGACTTGATGGGTGTCTACAAGATTTCCAGGGTTACCATCACAAATCGTGGAGACTGTTGTGGAGAGTGGCTATCTGGTGCTCAGATCCGTATTGGCAACAGCCTAAATAGCAACGGCAACAACAATGAGCT GGCTGCAACAATTTGGTCCATCCCAAATGGAGGCACTGAAACATATACGTTTAAGCATATTAAGGGACGATATGTCAACATTGTTCTACCTGGGAtttttaaaattctcattttgtgtgAGGTTGAAGTATATAGcag ATGA
- the LOC109078724 gene encoding fucolectin-like isoform X3, with product MKRRQVSMDVLVILLLALLPGLCDTKLMGDLALGGKTAQSSTFNFLGLAKHAVDGNRNSNFLYGSCTHTNLENNPWWRVDLMGVYKISRVTITNRGDCCGEWLSGAQIRIGNSLNSNGNNNELAATIWSIPNGGTETYTFKHIKGRYVNIVLPGIFKILILCEVEVYSR from the exons ATGAAGAGGAGACAG GTCAGCATGGATGTACTTGTGATTCTGTTGCTTGCACTTCTGCCGGGGCTGTGTGACACTAAATTGATGG GGGATCTTGCTCTTGGAGGCAAAACGGCCCAATCTTCTACATTCAATTTCCTTGGATTAGCTAAACATGCTGTAGATGGAAACAGAAATTCCAATTTTTTGTATGGGTCATGCACTCATACTAACCTTGAGAATAATCCGTGGTGGAGAGTGGACTTGATGGGTGTCTACAAGATTTCCAGGGTTACCATCACAAATCGTGGAGACTGTTGTGGAGAGTGGCTATCTGGTGCTCAGATCCGTATTGGCAACAGCCTAAATAGCAACGGCAACAACAATGAGCT GGCTGCAACAATTTGGTCCATCCCAAATGGAGGCACTGAAACATATACGTTTAAGCATATTAAGGGACGATATGTCAACATTGTTCTACCTGGGAtttttaaaattctcattttgtgtgAGGTTGAAGTATATAGcag ATGA
- the LOC109078724 gene encoding fucolectin-like isoform X2, whose translation MKRRQVSMDVLVILLLALLPGLCDTKLMDMRRSERQISRDLALGGKTAQSSTFNFLGLAKHAVDGNRNSNFLYGSCTHTNLENNPWWRVDLMGVYKISRVTITNRGDCCGEWLSGAQIRIGNSLNSNGNNNELAATIWSIPNGGTETYTFKHIKGRYVNIVLPGIFKILILCEVEVYSR comes from the exons ATGAAGAGGAGACAG GTCAGCATGGATGTACTTGTGATTCTGTTGCTTGCACTTCTGCCGGGGCTGTGTGACACTAAATTGATGG ACATGAGGAGATCAGAAAGACAGATTTCAA GGGATCTTGCTCTTGGAGGCAAAACGGCCCAATCTTCTACATTCAATTTCCTTGGATTAGCTAAACATGCTGTAGATGGAAACAGAAATTCCAATTTTTTGTATGGGTCATGCACTCATACTAACCTTGAGAATAATCCGTGGTGGAGAGTGGACTTGATGGGTGTCTACAAGATTTCCAGGGTTACCATCACAAATCGTGGAGACTGTTGTGGAGAGTGGCTATCTGGTGCTCAGATCCGTATTGGCAACAGCCTAAATAGCAACGGCAACAACAATGAGCT GGCTGCAACAATTTGGTCCATCCCAAATGGAGGCACTGAAACATATACGTTTAAGCATATTAAGGGACGATATGTCAACATTGTTCTACCTGGGAtttttaaaattctcattttgtgtgAGGTTGAAGTATATAGcag ATGA